Proteins from a genomic interval of Drosophila melanogaster chromosome 2R:
- the CG34221 gene encoding uncharacterized protein, isoform C encodes MHLPQGALSFLFITCMMFALAGGHPSSDKLKIRIHVPVKHHTHVHTKTVIKKVPLPIPVPVKEHHHEPKKHHSSRSHHHHHHHDDDQDDDFEGYEYPIKAKRRTRHPFV; translated from the exons aTGCATTTGCCCCAAGGA GCATTAAGCTTTCTGTTCATCACTTGCATGATGTTCGCACTGGCAGGCGGCCATCCATCAAGCGACAAGCTGAA GATCCGAATACACGTGCCGGTGAAGCACCACACACATGTACACACGAAGACGGTCATTAAGAAGGTTCCGCTGCCCATTCCGGTGCCGGTCAAGGAGCACCACCACGAGCCGAAGAAGCACCACAGCAGCCGCagccatcaccatcaccaccaccacgacgACGACCAGGATGACGATTTCGAGGGCTACGAGTACCCCATCAAGGCCAAGCGGCGCACGCGGCATCCCTTTGTCTGA